The Candidatus Rokuibacteriota bacterium genome has a window encoding:
- the rplS gene encoding 50S ribosomal protein L19, with translation MEAIRLVDAAQLKKDRGGFAPGDTVKVSVKVVEGEKERLQAFEGVVIRKRGGGASASFTVRRISYGVGVERTFPLHSPRIDRIQVMKRAVVRRAKLYYLRQLAGKAARLKEKRFVQVPASGETQST, from the coding sequence ATGGAAGCGATCCGACTCGTCGACGCGGCACAGCTCAAGAAGGACCGCGGGGGGTTCGCGCCCGGAGACACGGTGAAGGTGTCGGTGAAGGTCGTGGAGGGTGAGAAGGAGCGGCTGCAGGCCTTCGAGGGCGTCGTGATCCGGAAGCGGGGCGGCGGCGCCAGCGCCTCGTTCACGGTGCGGCGGATTTCGTACGGCGTGGGCGTGGAGCGCACCTTCCCGCTCCACTCGCCGCGGATCGACAGGATCCAGGTGATGAAGCGCGCGGTGGTGCGCCGCGCCAAGCTCTACTATCTCCGCCAGCTGGCGGGCAAGGCGGCCCGGCTCAAGGAGAAACGGTTCGTCCAGGTGCCGGCCTCCGGGGAGACGCAGTCCACCTGA
- the trmD gene encoding tRNA (guanosine(37)-N1)-methyltransferase TrmD, producing MRIDIVTLFPGLLEGALGESILGRARERGLVEIRLHNLRDHGQGRHQVTDDAPFGGGGGMILKTEPLAACIAAVRGPDSRVILLDPAGRRFTQDRAGELAQRPHLVLVCGRYEGVDERVREHLVDEELSIGDYVLSGGEPAALVVTDAVVRLLPGVLGQEAAPEQDSFARGLLEHPQYTRPERFDRWEVPPVLLSGDHGRIERWRRVMSVWRTWQRRRELLETADLSPEEQKWVAGFSQGRTPSDYLR from the coding sequence GTGAGGATCGACATCGTCACGCTGTTCCCGGGACTGCTCGAGGGCGCGCTCGGGGAGTCGATCCTGGGCCGCGCGCGGGAGCGCGGGCTCGTGGAGATCCGCCTCCACAACCTGCGGGATCACGGTCAGGGCCGACACCAGGTGACGGACGATGCGCCCTTCGGCGGCGGCGGGGGCATGATCCTGAAGACCGAGCCCCTGGCGGCCTGCATCGCGGCGGTCCGGGGACCCGACTCTCGGGTGATTCTCCTGGACCCGGCGGGGCGGCGCTTCACCCAGGACAGAGCCGGGGAGCTGGCGCAGCGTCCGCACCTGGTGCTGGTGTGCGGACGCTACGAGGGAGTGGACGAGCGGGTGCGAGAGCACCTGGTGGACGAGGAGCTGTCCATCGGCGACTACGTCCTCTCGGGCGGCGAGCCGGCGGCCCTGGTGGTGACGGACGCGGTGGTGCGACTCCTTCCGGGCGTGCTCGGCCAGGAGGCCGCGCCCGAGCAGGACTCGTTCGCGCGCGGCCTGCTCGAGCACCCGCAGTACACACGACCCGAGCGCTTCGACCGGTGGGAGGTTCCGCCCGTGCTCCTCTCGGGAGATCACGGCCGGATCGAGCGGTGGCGCCGGGTCATGTCCGTATGGCGGACATGGCAGCGCCGGCGGGAGCTGCTGGAAACAGCGGATCTCTCGCCGGAAGAGCAGAAGTGGGTGGCTGGGTTCAGCCAGGGCCGAACGCCCTCAGACTATCTCAGGTAA
- the ffh gene encoding signal recognition particle protein — protein sequence MFESLTTRLTGIFDRLRGYGRLTEENIQEALREVRVALLEADVNFKVAKAFVERVRDKALGQDVLKSLTPGQQVVKVVRDELVELLGGSGHRLAAAPHPPTVIMLVGLQGSGKTTTAAKLARHFQKQGQHPVLASADVYRPAAIDQLKTLGAQLGIPALGETTQRPVAICRQARDEAAQQGLSPLILDTAGRLHIDEEMLEELRQIKREVAPHHILLVVDAMTGQDAVTVADRFNQAVGVDAIVLTKMDGDARGGAALSVREVTGRPIAFVGVGEKTDALEPFHPDRLAQRILGMGDVLSLVERAQAAVDQTQAEALARKIREESFTLEDFAQQLRQLRSMGPLEQILDMVPFFKGSKGMPRELQGEEHELRRFEAIIASMTPAERTVPAIINGSRRARIARGSGTSVSDVNRLLKQHAQLKKMMKGLKHMEGRMGKLKSALPFLPQ from the coding sequence ATGTTCGAGAGCCTCACCACTCGTCTGACCGGAATCTTCGACCGGCTCCGCGGATACGGCCGGCTGACGGAGGAGAATATCCAGGAGGCCCTCCGCGAGGTGCGGGTGGCGCTTCTCGAGGCCGACGTCAACTTCAAGGTCGCCAAGGCCTTCGTCGAGCGAGTCAGGGACAAGGCCCTGGGGCAAGACGTGCTCAAGTCGCTCACCCCGGGGCAGCAGGTGGTCAAGGTGGTGCGCGACGAGCTGGTGGAACTCCTGGGCGGCTCGGGCCATCGTCTCGCAGCGGCCCCTCACCCGCCCACCGTCATCATGCTCGTGGGCTTGCAGGGATCGGGCAAGACGACGACCGCGGCCAAGCTGGCCCGCCATTTCCAGAAGCAGGGACAGCACCCGGTCCTGGCCTCGGCCGATGTCTATCGGCCCGCCGCCATAGACCAGCTCAAGACGCTGGGGGCCCAGCTGGGAATCCCCGCGCTCGGGGAGACGACGCAGAGGCCCGTGGCCATCTGCCGGCAGGCCCGCGACGAGGCGGCGCAGCAGGGGCTGTCGCCCCTGATCCTCGACACGGCGGGGCGGCTGCACATCGACGAGGAGATGCTGGAGGAGCTGCGGCAGATCAAGCGAGAGGTCGCCCCGCACCACATCCTGCTCGTGGTGGACGCCATGACGGGGCAGGATGCCGTCACCGTGGCCGACCGCTTCAACCAGGCCGTGGGAGTGGACGCCATCGTGCTCACGAAGATGGACGGCGACGCGCGCGGGGGGGCGGCCCTGTCGGTGCGCGAGGTGACGGGGCGCCCCATCGCGTTCGTGGGCGTGGGCGAGAAGACGGACGCCCTGGAGCCATTTCACCCTGACCGGCTGGCGCAGCGGATCCTCGGCATGGGCGACGTCCTCTCGCTCGTGGAGCGGGCCCAGGCCGCGGTGGACCAGACCCAGGCCGAGGCCCTGGCGCGGAAGATCCGCGAGGAGAGCTTCACCCTGGAGGACTTCGCCCAGCAGCTCCGGCAGCTCCGCTCCATGGGGCCGCTCGAGCAGATCCTGGACATGGTGCCGTTCTTCAAGGGCTCCAAGGGCATGCCCAGGGAGCTCCAGGGGGAGGAGCACGAGCTCCGGAGGTTCGAGGCGATCATCGCCTCCATGACGCCGGCGGAGCGGACCGTGCCGGCGATCATCAACGGCAGCCGCCGCGCCCGCATCGCCAGGGGCAGCGGCACGTCGGTGTCGGACGTGAACCGGCTGCTCAAGCAGCACGCGCAGCTCAAGAAGATGATGAAGGGGCTCAAGCATATGGAGGGGCGGATGGGCAAGCTCAAGAGCGCGCTCCCGTTCCTCCCGCAATGA
- a CDS encoding dihydrodipicolinate synthase family protein, with translation MTSELRFSGCIPANLLPFRADLEIDEPAYRKHLRWLADTRGVTAIVANGHAAEVSSLSRDERKRALTLALDEVAGKVPVIAGVYADGTHEAIELALDARAAGVAGLLVFPPTIFMWGAQVKPDMVLRHFTALADRVDLPLIVFEYPPASGIGYSPETLGALCKIPSVVGVKDWSNDIVAYERNLRALRAAGRPVAMLSSFTMSLMATFLLGADGCISGMGSVAADLQAELFAAVQAGDVASARRVNDRLAPLVGVFYAPPFVDMHNRMKEALAILGRIPAAYVRPPLTPIADEERQRIRLALREAGIL, from the coding sequence ATGACGAGCGAGCTTCGCTTCAGCGGCTGCATTCCGGCCAACCTGCTGCCCTTCCGGGCCGACCTCGAGATCGACGAGCCGGCGTACCGGAAGCATCTGCGCTGGCTCGCCGACACCCGCGGCGTCACCGCCATCGTGGCCAATGGGCATGCCGCCGAGGTCTCCTCCCTCTCCCGTGACGAGCGGAAGCGGGCGCTGACCCTGGCGCTGGACGAGGTCGCGGGTAAGGTTCCGGTCATCGCGGGCGTCTACGCCGATGGCACACACGAGGCCATCGAACTCGCGCTGGACGCGAGGGCCGCGGGGGTCGCGGGTCTCCTGGTCTTCCCGCCCACCATCTTCATGTGGGGAGCTCAGGTGAAACCCGACATGGTGCTGCGCCACTTCACGGCGCTCGCCGACCGGGTGGACCTCCCGCTGATCGTCTTCGAGTACCCGCCGGCGTCCGGCATCGGCTACAGCCCCGAGACGCTCGGCGCGCTCTGCAAGATTCCTTCCGTGGTCGGGGTCAAGGACTGGTCCAACGACATCGTGGCCTACGAGAGGAACCTCCGCGCGCTGCGCGCCGCCGGCCGGCCCGTGGCCATGCTCTCCTCCTTCACGATGTCGCTCATGGCGACCTTCCTGCTCGGCGCCGACGGCTGCATCTCGGGCATGGGCAGCGTGGCGGCCGATCTCCAGGCCGAGCTCTTCGCCGCCGTCCAGGCGGGGGACGTGGCCTCCGCCCGGCGCGTGAACGATCGCCTGGCCCCGCTGGTGGGGGTCTTCTACGCCCCGCCGTTCGTGGACATGCACAACCGCATGAAGGAGGCCCTGGCCATCCTGGGGCGTATCCCGGCCGCGTACGTGCGCCCGCCGCTGACGCCGATCGCCGACGAGGAGCGTCAGCGCATCCGCCTGGCGCTCCGCGAGGCCGGGATCCTGTGA
- a CDS encoding DinB family protein — protein sequence MTPAEREDAIRRYARGPALLRATLAPVPAEARTWRPAPGEWSTHEVILHCADSEMTSCVRLRFLLAEPEPVLAGYDQDRWARTLDYQGLPMEPALATVEAVRANTVPLLRRLPEEAWKRTGRHTESGPYGVLDWLRIYAEHLEGHSRQIEQNLAAWRSRRR from the coding sequence GTGACACCGGCGGAACGGGAGGACGCGATCCGGCGCTACGCCCGGGGGCCCGCGCTGTTGCGGGCGACGCTGGCGCCCGTGCCCGCGGAGGCCAGGACGTGGCGCCCCGCCCCCGGGGAGTGGTCGACCCACGAGGTGATCCTGCACTGCGCCGACAGCGAGATGACCTCCTGCGTGCGCCTCCGCTTCCTCCTCGCCGAGCCCGAGCCCGTGCTGGCGGGGTACGACCAGGACCGATGGGCCCGGACGCTCGACTATCAGGGTCTGCCCATGGAGCCCGCGCTGGCGACCGTCGAGGCCGTCCGCGCCAACACCGTGCCCCTGCTGCGGCGACTCCCGGAGGAGGCGTGGAAGCGGACCGGGCGCCACACCGAGTCGGGTCCCTACGGCGTGCTCGACTGGCTCCGGATCTACGCCGAGCACCTGGAGGGTCACAGCCGGCAGATCGAGCAGAACCTCGCGGCGTGGCGCTCCCGCCGCCGGTAG
- a CDS encoding ribulose-phosphate 3-epimerase yields MIKIAPSILSADFAALGDAVARVEAAGADLIHVDVMDGHFVPNLTIGPPVIESIRKRARLPLDVHLMIEEPERWVETYVRAGADLLTVHVEACPHLQRCLSQIREAGAMAGVALNPGTSPGILDYLLDDLDLVLVMSVNPGFGGQAFIPSSCAKVRQVRALTGRRAVELSVDGGIRQEHAAPLAAAGASVLVAGSAIFGTADPGQAVRELRSAAEVVKLA; encoded by the coding sequence GTGATCAAGATCGCGCCCAGCATCCTCTCGGCCGACTTCGCCGCGCTGGGCGACGCCGTCGCGCGCGTGGAGGCGGCGGGGGCCGATCTGATCCACGTGGACGTGATGGACGGCCATTTCGTCCCGAATCTCACAATCGGTCCGCCCGTCATCGAGTCCATCCGCAAGCGGGCGCGGCTGCCGCTGGACGTCCACCTCATGATCGAGGAGCCTGAGCGCTGGGTGGAGACGTACGTACGCGCCGGCGCTGATCTCCTGACGGTGCATGTCGAGGCATGCCCCCACCTGCAGCGCTGCCTCTCCCAGATCAGGGAGGCGGGGGCCATGGCCGGGGTAGCGCTCAACCCCGGAACTTCCCCCGGAATCCTCGACTATCTCCTCGATGACCTGGATCTTGTCCTGGTCATGTCGGTGAATCCTGGGTTCGGGGGGCAGGCCTTCATTCCCTCTTCCTGCGCAAAGGTGAGGCAAGTAAGGGCTTTGACCGGCCGGCGGGCCGTGGAACTGTCCGTGGATGGGGGGATCAGGCAGGAGCATGCTGCCCCCCTGGCAGCGGCCGGGGCCAGCGTGCTCGTGGCTGGCTCGGCCATCTTCGGCACGGCCGACCCCGGGCAGGCGGTGAGAGAGCTGAGAAGTGCTGCGGAAGTAGTGAAATTGGCTTGA
- a CDS encoding ribonuclease HII: protein MSASWRARRPGSRRNGSSRCRPPGRRSPPEGSATAAPYRFERLAWRRGLTRVAGVDEAGRGPLAGPVVAAAVILTPGRPIEGLDDSKRFAPADRERLFELIRERAAAVGVGAADAATIDRVNILEATRLAMGQALAGLGVEPELVLTDYVRLRGIGCPQRNLVGGDRRSATVAAASIIAKVTRDRIMEALDREYPAYGFGRHKGYPTAAHRRAILEKGPCPLHRMSFRGVGRQGELFEEPA, encoded by the coding sequence ATCTCCGCCAGCTGGCGGGCAAGGCGGCCCGGCTCAAGGAGAAACGGTTCGTCCAGGTGCCGGCCTCCGGGGAGACGCAGTCCACCTGAGGGCTCGGCCACGGCTGCGCCCTATCGCTTCGAGCGGCTGGCCTGGCGTCGCGGCCTCACCCGGGTGGCTGGCGTGGACGAGGCGGGGCGGGGGCCGCTGGCGGGACCCGTGGTCGCCGCCGCGGTGATCCTGACTCCCGGGCGCCCCATCGAGGGGCTGGACGACTCGAAGCGCTTCGCCCCTGCCGACCGGGAGCGGCTCTTCGAGCTGATCCGCGAGCGGGCGGCGGCGGTGGGCGTGGGGGCGGCGGATGCGGCGACCATCGACCGGGTGAACATCCTGGAGGCCACGCGCCTGGCCATGGGGCAAGCCCTCGCGGGGCTTGGCGTGGAGCCGGAACTGGTACTGACCGATTACGTGAGACTGCGGGGCATCGGATGCCCGCAGCGCAACCTGGTGGGAGGAGATCGGCGGTCTGCCACGGTAGCGGCCGCCTCGATCATTGCCAAGGTGACGCGCGACCGGATCATGGAGGCGCTGGATCGAGAGTATCCGGCGTACGGCTTCGGCCGGCACAAGGGCTACCCGACAGCCGCCCACCGGCGGGCGATCCTGGAGAAGGGGCCCTGCCCCCTGCACCGCATGAGCTTCCGCGGAGTGGGGCGCCAGGGCGAGCTATTCGAGGAACCGGCGTGA
- a CDS encoding methionyl-tRNA formyltransferase encodes MRVLFFGTPDFALPTLEALLAAHEVVGVVTQPDRPAGRGQRLQPSPVKRRAVAAGLSVLQPARLRDPGWPERLATLHAEVAVVVAFGQILPGAVLDVPGRGSINVHASLLPRYRGAAPIAWAIIRGEVETGITTFRMDPGMDTGDLLLQERVPIPSEETAGELAVRLARLGAAVLLRTLERLDPLAPIPQDHAAATFAPRLRKADGWLRLGEPAPGLVNRVRGCNPWPGAAMMTPGGRLLIWRATAGPATVAAAPGTLVAAGDGAIGVTTGDGLLLPTEVQPENRKAMRWEDFLHGARLTPGARLTEIS; translated from the coding sequence GTGCGGGTTCTCTTTTTCGGGACGCCCGACTTCGCCCTGCCCACGCTCGAGGCGCTGCTGGCGGCCCACGAGGTGGTCGGCGTCGTCACTCAGCCGGACAGGCCCGCGGGGCGGGGACAGCGCCTCCAGCCCTCTCCAGTCAAGCGGCGCGCCGTGGCGGCAGGCCTCTCCGTGCTGCAGCCGGCGCGTCTGCGCGATCCCGGCTGGCCCGAGCGCCTCGCCACCCTCCACGCCGAGGTCGCCGTCGTCGTGGCTTTCGGTCAGATCCTCCCCGGAGCCGTGCTCGACGTGCCCGGGCGCGGCTCCATCAACGTGCACGCCTCGCTCCTGCCGCGCTACCGGGGCGCCGCGCCCATCGCCTGGGCCATCATCCGCGGCGAGGTGGAGACGGGAATCACCACCTTCCGGATGGACCCGGGAATGGACACGGGCGATCTCCTCCTCCAGGAGCGCGTGCCCATCCCCAGCGAGGAGACCGCCGGCGAGCTGGCGGTGCGACTCGCGCGCCTGGGCGCGGCGGTGCTCCTCCGGACCCTCGAGCGGCTGGACCCGCTCGCCCCAATCCCCCAGGATCACGCGGCCGCCACCTTCGCGCCCCGGCTCCGGAAGGCGGACGGCTGGCTGCGGCTCGGCGAGCCGGCGCCCGGCCTCGTCAATCGGGTCCGCGGCTGCAACCCCTGGCCCGGCGCGGCGATGATGACGCCCGGGGGCCGCCTCCTGATCTGGCGCGCCACGGCAGGGCCGGCCACCGTCGCGGCCGCACCCGGCACGCTGGTCGCCGCCGGCGACGGGGCCATCGGCGTGACCACGGGCGACGGGCTCCTGCTGCCTACCGAGGTGCAGCCGGAGAACCGCAAGGCCATGCGGTGGGAGGACTTCCTCCACGGCGCCCGGCTCACCCCCGGCGCCCGCCTCACCGAGATCTCGTGA
- a CDS encoding KH domain-containing protein, whose product MRELVEVIARALVDDPSKVQVNEVQSETLTVIELRVGPGELGKVIGKQGRIARAIRTILNANATKLRRRAVLEILE is encoded by the coding sequence ATGAGGGAGCTCGTGGAGGTCATTGCTCGGGCCCTGGTCGATGATCCTTCGAAGGTGCAGGTGAACGAGGTGCAGAGCGAGACGTTGACCGTGATCGAGCTGCGGGTGGGACCCGGCGAGCTGGGCAAGGTCATCGGGAAACAGGGTCGGATAGCCCGCGCCATCCGCACGATCCTCAACGCCAACGCCACAAAGCTCAGACGGCGGGCGGTGCTCGAGATCCTTGAGTGA
- a CDS encoding glutamate-1-semialdehyde 2,1-aminomutase, with product MRYKTPTSSASRGERAQPTSRSPEEDALLEKAARLLPGGVLGGYSVPRELSFVVREARGPRLRDVSGREYIDYILGSGPLVLGHAHPAVVAAVERQLGRGTTYFQLSEPALELAEEICRAVPCAEQIRFTSSGSEATFVALRLARAFTRRDKILKFEGGFHGTHDYSLMSVEPRSPKAFPAPTPDSAGIPHAIQEQVLVAPFNDLAETDAIVAAHRQELAAVIVEPFQRLIAPRRDFLHGVREITRRHDIPLVFDEIVTGFRFAYGGAQEYYGVVPDLVALGKIIGGGFPLAAVAGRRDIMRHLSPDLAGSPDFVAQAGTLNGNPVAAAAGLATLAELRKPGTYARLFATGARIKGALEEAARRAGLPAQVAGEAPVFEIYFTDRPITDYRSTLAADRERHAAFTRALLERGVVKASHKFYVSLAHGEAEVQRTSEVFTAALAAVACQRGA from the coding sequence TTGAGGTATAAGACTCCCACCTCGTCAGCCTCGAGAGGCGAGAGGGCACAACCCACGAGCAGAAGCCCGGAAGAAGACGCGTTGCTCGAGAAGGCCGCCCGCCTGCTGCCCGGGGGCGTGCTGGGCGGCTACTCCGTACCCCGTGAGCTGTCCTTCGTGGTGCGGGAGGCCCGGGGCCCGCGCCTCCGTGACGTCTCGGGTCGCGAGTACATCGACTACATCCTGGGCTCGGGGCCGCTGGTGCTGGGGCATGCGCACCCCGCCGTCGTGGCGGCCGTGGAAAGGCAGCTGGGCCGGGGCACCACGTACTTCCAGCTCAGCGAGCCCGCGCTGGAACTGGCCGAGGAGATCTGCCGCGCGGTGCCCTGCGCCGAGCAGATCCGCTTCACCTCCTCCGGGAGCGAGGCCACCTTCGTCGCCCTCCGCCTCGCCCGCGCCTTCACCCGGCGAGACAAGATCCTGAAGTTCGAGGGCGGCTTCCACGGTACCCACGACTACTCCCTGATGAGCGTGGAGCCCCGGAGCCCCAAGGCCTTCCCCGCCCCCACGCCCGACTCGGCCGGCATCCCCCACGCGATCCAGGAGCAGGTCCTGGTGGCGCCGTTCAACGACCTCGCCGAGACGGATGCCATCGTGGCCGCGCACCGCCAGGAACTCGCCGCGGTGATCGTGGAACCCTTCCAGCGGCTCATCGCCCCCCGCCGGGACTTCCTCCACGGCGTCCGGGAGATCACGCGGCGGCACGACATCCCGCTCGTCTTCGACGAGATCGTGACCGGCTTCCGCTTCGCCTACGGTGGCGCGCAGGAGTACTACGGCGTGGTGCCCGATCTCGTCGCGCTGGGCAAGATCATCGGCGGGGGGTTCCCGCTGGCCGCCGTGGCGGGGCGCCGGGACATCATGCGACACCTGTCCCCGGACCTGGCAGGCTCGCCTGACTTCGTCGCGCAGGCCGGCACGCTCAACGGCAACCCCGTGGCGGCCGCCGCGGGGCTCGCCACGCTGGCCGAGCTCCGCAAGCCCGGCACCTACGCGCGGCTCTTCGCCACGGGGGCCCGGATCAAGGGGGCCCTCGAGGAGGCGGCCCGCCGCGCGGGATTGCCCGCCCAGGTCGCCGGCGAGGCGCCGGTGTTCGAGATCTACTTCACGGACCGGCCCATCACCGACTACCGGTCCACGCTCGCGGCGGACCGGGAGCGTCACGCGGCCTTCACCCGTGCGCTGCTCGAGCGCGGCGTCGTCAAGGCCAGCCACAAGTTCTACGTCTCGCTGGCGCACGGGGAGGCCGAGGTGCAGCGAACGAGCGAGGTGTTCACCGCGGCGCTGGCGGCGGTCGCCTGCCAGCGCGGCGCATGA
- a CDS encoding YraN family protein translates to MPTDTRRATGIRGEEEAARFLARCGYAILDKNVRTRAGEIDLVAKQGKTLVFVEVKTRKDLAGDPPQAGVNTRKQNRLGKLAHGYLKLKRMGETPCRFDVVAVIVNDDGGVKAIRHIPNAFSVAAW, encoded by the coding sequence GTGCCTACTGACACTCGGAGAGCCACAGGGATCAGGGGGGAGGAGGAGGCCGCGCGCTTCCTGGCGCGCTGCGGCTACGCCATCCTGGACAAGAACGTCCGGACGAGGGCAGGCGAGATCGACCTCGTCGCCAAGCAGGGCAAGACCCTCGTCTTCGTCGAGGTCAAGACGCGCAAGGACCTCGCGGGCGATCCGCCCCAGGCGGGCGTCAACACGCGCAAGCAGAACCGGCTTGGGAAGCTCGCGCACGGCTACCTGAAACTCAAGCGGATGGGCGAGACACCCTGCCGCTTCGACGTCGTGGCGGTGATCGTCAACGACGACGGGGGCGTCAAGGCGATCCGCCACATCCCCAACGCCTTCTCCGTCGCGGCCTGGTAG
- the rsmB gene encoding 16S rRNA (cytosine(967)-C(5))-methyltransferase RsmB yields the protein MTPVLRAGPVSQGRFEALGILVRVEEDRAFADIALEHALEKARLETREAALCTEIVYGTLRWQRQLDWRLAPYLRRPLARLDPWVRMLLRLTAYQLLFLDRIPRWAAVDEAVSLARLKSRTPGPAEFVNAVLRSLTRAPAPPPLPESPAASAGVRWSFPDWLAARWIARYGRQEAEALMAALDERPPLTVRANTLRCSRDVLAARLRDEELVETRPTALAPEGLAVERGSPGRWRAFADGWCTVQDEASMLIARLVAPRPGDVVADTCAAPGTKATHLAQLMDNRGVIIAMDPQAARLRLVAKSATRLGLTIVECHTGPVETLAKGWRGRCDRVLVDAPCSNLGVLRRNPEVKWRRTEDDLRRLQQKQRAILAAAASLAKPGGRLVYATCSLEPEENEDVVRPFLEGHPDWHIDPPAEFPVAADALGIVRLLPHVHGTDGFSAIRLRRLASA from the coding sequence GTGACTCCCGTTCTGCGGGCGGGACCCGTGTCGCAGGGGCGCTTCGAGGCCCTCGGGATTCTGGTACGCGTGGAGGAGGACCGGGCCTTTGCCGACATCGCGCTCGAGCATGCCCTCGAGAAGGCGAGGCTCGAGACGAGGGAGGCCGCGCTCTGCACCGAGATCGTCTACGGCACGCTGCGCTGGCAGCGGCAGCTGGACTGGCGCCTGGCACCCTACCTGCGCCGCCCCTTGGCCAGGCTCGACCCGTGGGTACGGATGCTGCTGCGCCTCACGGCCTATCAGCTCCTCTTCCTCGACCGCATCCCTCGCTGGGCAGCCGTCGACGAGGCGGTGAGCCTCGCCAGGCTCAAGTCGCGCACTCCCGGGCCGGCCGAGTTCGTCAACGCCGTGCTCCGCTCTCTCACCCGGGCGCCGGCGCCGCCCCCGCTGCCGGAATCGCCTGCGGCCTCTGCCGGCGTGCGCTGGTCCTTCCCCGACTGGCTCGCCGCCCGCTGGATCGCCCGCTATGGCCGGCAGGAGGCGGAGGCCTTGATGGCGGCGCTGGATGAGCGCCCGCCTCTCACCGTGCGCGCGAACACGCTGCGCTGCTCCCGCGACGTCCTGGCCGCGCGGCTGCGCGACGAGGAGCTGGTCGAGACCCGCCCTACGGCACTGGCCCCCGAGGGACTCGCCGTCGAGCGGGGGAGCCCAGGGCGGTGGAGAGCCTTCGCCGACGGCTGGTGCACTGTCCAGGACGAGGCCTCGATGCTCATCGCCCGACTCGTCGCCCCCCGCCCGGGGGACGTCGTGGCCGACACCTGCGCGGCCCCCGGGACCAAGGCCACCCACCTGGCCCAGCTCATGGACAATCGCGGCGTGATCATCGCGATGGATCCCCAGGCGGCCCGGCTGCGGCTCGTGGCGAAGTCGGCGACCCGGCTCGGCCTCACGATCGTCGAGTGTCACACCGGCCCCGTGGAGACGCTCGCGAAGGGGTGGAGGGGGCGCTGCGACCGCGTGCTCGTGGACGCGCCGTGCTCCAATCTGGGCGTCCTCCGCCGCAATCCAGAGGTGAAGTGGCGGCGCACGGAGGACGACCTGCGGCGGCTCCAGCAGAAGCAGCGCGCCATCCTGGCCGCGGCGGCCTCGCTCGCCAAGCCTGGAGGGCGGCTCGTCTACGCCACGTGCTCGCTCGAGCCCGAGGAGAACGAGGACGTCGTCCGGCCCTTTCTCGAGGGCCATCCGGACTGGCACATCGACCCCCCCGCTGAGTTTCCCGTGGCAGCCGACGCTCTGGGTATCGTGCGGCTCCTCCCGCATGTCCACGGCACCGACGGGTTCAGCGCGATCCGCCTGCGGCGACTCGCCTCCGCGTAG
- the rimM gene encoding 16S rRNA processing protein RimM — translation MEVPRAERGGEPQPLVAIGELLRPHGLRGEVRVRPLTDRPRERFERLCACVLWEPATDGRQRCRIVSRRFDADGVLIRLEGVESPEAARPLCGRLLAVPRAEALPPGPGRFYPWQLEGAVVETREGRRLGTFLRVEGSPAQPLWVIGDGEREWLLPAVADFVVEVDVAAGRVVADPPEGLLEL, via the coding sequence ATGGAAGTCCCCCGAGCGGAGCGAGGCGGCGAGCCGCAGCCCCTGGTAGCGATCGGCGAACTGCTGCGGCCTCACGGGCTCAGGGGCGAGGTGAGGGTCCGGCCGCTGACGGACCGCCCGCGGGAGCGCTTCGAGAGGCTGTGCGCCTGCGTCCTGTGGGAGCCTGCCACCGATGGACGCCAGCGATGCCGGATCGTCTCGCGCCGCTTCGACGCGGACGGCGTGCTGATCCGGCTGGAGGGAGTGGAGTCGCCGGAGGCGGCCCGCCCGCTCTGCGGCCGGCTCCTGGCAGTGCCGAGGGCCGAAGCGCTCCCGCCGGGGCCGGGGCGGTTCTACCCCTGGCAGCTCGAGGGCGCTGTCGTGGAGACGCGGGAAGGACGGCGGCTGGGCACCTTCCTCCGCGTGGAAGGCTCGCCGGCGCAGCCCCTGTGGGTGATCGGCGACGGTGAGCGGGAGTGGTTGCTCCCGGCGGTGGCGGACTTCGTGGTCGAGGTGGACGTGGCGGCGGGCCGGGTCGTGGCGGATCCGCCGGAGGGGCTCCTGGAGCTGTGA
- the rpsP gene encoding 30S ribosomal protein S16, whose protein sequence is MAVHIRLRRTGTTKKPAYRVVVADSRAARDGRFIEVIGHYNPLTHPPTIKIEAEKASAWLKKGAQPSNTVKSLLARVGVRNE, encoded by the coding sequence GTGGCAGTCCACATCCGACTGAGACGGACGGGCACGACGAAGAAGCCGGCGTACCGCGTGGTGGTGGCCGACTCCCGGGCAGCCCGGGACGGACGGTTCATCGAGGTCATCGGGCACTACAACCCGCTGACCCATCCGCCAACCATCAAGATCGAGGCCGAGAAGGCCTCGGCGTGGCTCAAGAAGGGCGCACAGCCGTCGAACACCGTGAAGAGCCTCCTCGCCCGGGTGGGCGTCAGGAACGAGTAG